The Urbifossiella limnaea genome has a window encoding:
- the mobA gene encoding molybdenum cofactor guanylyltransferase — protein sequence MRTRTGGIVLCGGLSSRMGRPKCWLPVGGEPMLLRVLRVVSAVGDPVVVVAAAGQELPTLPDGVAVVRDEAEGNGPLQGLAAGLAALAGRADAAVVTGCDCPLLSSAVLRRLVEIRADASTCVTVTDDIPRPLPGVYAVAVLAEVRALLAAGRLRLGALFEHVPTRLVTPSELADIDPQLRSLRNVNTPDEYARLLSELGPP from the coding sequence ATGCGAACGCGGACCGGCGGAATCGTCCTGTGCGGAGGACTGTCGTCGCGGATGGGCCGGCCGAAGTGTTGGCTCCCGGTCGGCGGCGAGCCGATGCTGCTGCGCGTTCTGCGGGTCGTATCGGCGGTCGGCGACCCGGTCGTCGTCGTGGCCGCGGCGGGGCAGGAGTTGCCGACGCTACCCGACGGCGTTGCGGTGGTCCGCGACGAGGCCGAGGGAAACGGGCCGCTTCAGGGGCTCGCAGCGGGACTCGCGGCGCTCGCCGGCCGGGCGGACGCCGCGGTCGTGACCGGGTGCGACTGCCCGCTCCTCTCGTCCGCGGTCCTCCGAAGACTCGTCGAGATTCGAGCCGACGCTTCGACGTGTGTGACCGTCACGGACGACATCCCACGCCCGCTCCCGGGGGTGTACGCCGTCGCTGTGCTGGCGGAGGTGCGGGCGCTGCTCGCGGCCGGGCGGCTGCGGCTCGGCGCACTCTTCGAACACGTTCCCACCCGCCTCGTCACTCCGTCCGAGTTGGCAGACATCGATCCGCAGCTGCGGTCGCTCCGCAACGTCAACACGCCCGACGAGTATGCCCGACTTCTGTCCGAACTCGGCCCGCCGTGA
- a CDS encoding ABC transporter ATP-binding protein produces MIRLSGLRVLYGSFAAVDGLDLDIRRGELFGLLGPNGAGKSTTIRVLIGQRRPSAGSVTVGGFDVVREWAKVKPIFGYVPDRENHFEEFTGRRNLEFFGRLYGVPRRRALECLEMVELGEVADLPVRGYSLGMRKKLLLARALLHEPQVLYLDEPTANLDIHSAEVVHRILRERVKHGATIVLTTHDMDEVERICDRVGIVCRGKLVALDSPLTLKQAHTERMVDVTRPDGERVVFDLDAEAGRRALAALVTAGGVATLRTREFDFHATFLKLTGQAFE; encoded by the coding sequence ATGATTCGCCTGTCCGGCCTGCGCGTGCTCTACGGCTCGTTCGCGGCCGTGGACGGGCTCGACCTCGACATCCGCCGCGGCGAGCTGTTCGGCCTCCTCGGCCCGAACGGCGCCGGCAAGTCCACCACCATCCGCGTCCTCATTGGCCAGCGGCGGCCGTCCGCCGGCAGCGTCACCGTCGGCGGGTTCGACGTGGTCCGCGAGTGGGCGAAGGTGAAGCCGATCTTCGGCTACGTGCCCGACCGCGAGAACCACTTCGAGGAATTCACCGGCCGCCGCAACCTCGAATTCTTCGGCCGCCTGTACGGCGTCCCCCGTCGCCGGGCGCTCGAGTGCCTCGAGATGGTCGAGCTCGGCGAGGTCGCCGACCTGCCCGTCCGCGGCTACTCGCTGGGGATGCGGAAGAAGCTGCTGCTGGCGCGGGCTCTGCTCCACGAGCCGCAGGTGCTGTACCTCGACGAGCCGACGGCGAACCTCGACATCCACTCGGCCGAGGTGGTGCACCGCATCCTGCGCGAGCGGGTAAAGCACGGCGCCACGATCGTCCTCACGACGCACGACATGGACGAGGTCGAACGCATCTGCGACCGCGTCGGCATCGTCTGCCGCGGCAAGCTCGTGGCGCTGGATTCGCCGCTGACGCTCAAGCAGGCCCACACCGAGCGGATGGTCGACGTGACGCGCCCGGACGGCGAGCGCGTCGTCTTCGACCTGGACGCCGAAGCCGGCCGCCGCGCCCTGGCCGCGCTCGTCACGGCCGGCGGCGTCGCCACCTTGCGGACGCGCGAGTTCGACTTCCACGCCACGTTTCTGAAGCTGACCGGGCAGGCGTTCGAGTAG
- a CDS encoding DJ-1/PfpI family protein, with protein MPQILLVIGDAAEVLDTFYPLHRLQEEGYTVHVAGPEKRLYHLVLHERPPGWDITEERPGYHLAADVAFREVDPASYAGLVISGGRAPEYLRYDTDLLNLTRAFFAANKPVASVCHGIEIVAAADVIRGREVTTVAKCKLDAEFSGGKYVDREVVVSGNLVTARTWHDNPAWMRAYIRLLKESR; from the coding sequence GTGCCGCAAATCCTGCTCGTCATCGGCGACGCCGCCGAGGTGCTCGACACGTTCTACCCGCTCCACCGGCTCCAGGAAGAGGGGTACACGGTCCACGTCGCCGGGCCGGAGAAGCGACTGTACCACCTCGTGCTTCACGAGCGGCCGCCGGGCTGGGACATCACCGAGGAGCGGCCCGGCTACCACCTCGCCGCCGACGTGGCCTTCCGCGAGGTGGACCCGGCCTCCTACGCCGGGCTGGTGATCAGCGGCGGCCGCGCCCCGGAGTACCTCCGTTACGATACCGACCTGCTGAACCTGACGCGGGCGTTCTTCGCGGCGAACAAGCCGGTGGCGAGCGTGTGCCACGGCATCGAGATCGTGGCCGCGGCAGACGTGATCCGCGGCCGGGAGGTGACGACGGTGGCGAAGTGCAAACTGGACGCGGAGTTCTCGGGCGGCAAGTATGTGGACCGCGAGGTGGTGGTCAGCGGCAACCTCGTCACCGCCCGCACCTGGCACGACAACCCGGCGTGGATGCGGGCGTACATCCGGCTGCTGAAGGAGTCGCGGTAG
- a CDS encoding ABC transporter permease, which yields MRPYVIHALVTKEAQRHVANRGGIVLAVLLVASAVLLSVFAPEETASGTGMVGGVHHCFVEFDRSTPLVKHLQDNKPTDLKVQFRELANADTINAVIVYPPGTGAIQLRQDTLAPERRPAVKADIWHPEGDPLALAPYEAWFWKETRRYFAAEARKTLPGADVPADPDFAAGGTWLVTEAHVRLQERVEAARGTDEARPLIPDLVIDRKGLGGKVLDFRAAIATGMVVFALYFSCVYLLPTLNCEERERGVLLAQALSPASPAEIVAAKFFFYPTAGIILAAIIAGVYKVAILQSLFFWLALFAVAGGFLGIGMTVATLAKTQRAAFLGGMCYLLSVSMLLLICATNGIPFLPYLAVEYHGPRILHASLAGEVHSGHWGHLGGAILLAVIWLTAAGWLFRRRGWQ from the coding sequence ATGCGTCCGTACGTGATCCACGCGCTGGTGACGAAGGAGGCGCAGCGGCACGTCGCCAACCGCGGCGGCATCGTACTCGCCGTCCTTCTCGTGGCGTCCGCCGTGCTGCTGTCCGTGTTCGCGCCGGAAGAAACCGCCAGCGGCACCGGCATGGTCGGCGGCGTCCACCACTGCTTCGTCGAGTTCGACCGCTCGACGCCGCTCGTGAAGCATCTCCAGGACAACAAGCCGACCGACCTGAAGGTGCAGTTCCGTGAACTGGCGAATGCCGACACCATCAACGCGGTCATCGTCTACCCGCCGGGCACGGGCGCGATCCAGTTGCGGCAGGACACGCTGGCCCCGGAGCGCCGCCCGGCCGTGAAGGCGGACATCTGGCACCCCGAGGGCGACCCGCTGGCGCTGGCGCCCTACGAGGCGTGGTTCTGGAAAGAGACGCGCCGCTACTTCGCCGCCGAGGCCCGCAAGACGCTGCCCGGGGCGGACGTGCCCGCCGACCCCGATTTCGCAGCCGGCGGGACGTGGCTCGTGACGGAGGCGCACGTCCGCTTGCAGGAGCGCGTCGAGGCCGCCCGCGGGACCGACGAGGCGCGGCCGCTGATCCCCGATTTGGTGATCGACCGCAAGGGGCTCGGCGGTAAAGTGCTCGACTTCCGCGCCGCGATCGCCACCGGGATGGTGGTGTTCGCCCTGTACTTCTCGTGTGTATACCTGCTGCCGACGCTGAATTGTGAGGAGCGCGAGCGCGGCGTGCTGCTGGCGCAGGCGCTGTCCCCGGCGTCGCCGGCGGAGATCGTGGCGGCGAAGTTCTTCTTCTACCCCACGGCGGGAATCATCCTTGCGGCGATCATCGCCGGCGTCTACAAGGTTGCGATTCTTCAAAGCCTGTTCTTCTGGCTGGCGTTGTTCGCCGTCGCCGGCGGGTTCCTCGGAATTGGCATGACCGTCGCCACGCTGGCGAAGACGCAGCGGGCCGCGTTCCTCGGCGGCATGTGCTACCTGCTCTCGGTGTCGATGTTGCTGCTCATCTGCGCCACGAACGGCATTCCGTTCCTGCCGTACCTGGCGGTCGAGTACCACGGGCCACGCATCCTGCACGCCTCACTCGCCGGCGAGGTTCACAGCGGACACTGGGGGCACCTCGGCGGGGCGATACTGCTCGCGGTAATCTGGCTGACCGCGGCCGGGTGGCTTTTCCGTCGTCGGGGCTGGCAGTAG
- a CDS encoding DUF1501 domain-containing protein, whose amino-acid sequence MLNLRTGTTADCTGLSRRSFLQVGGLAAFGLGLPAYLRAKSQAPAAARAKKCILLWMQGGPSHHDSFDPKPDAPAEVRGEFGTVPTTLPGVRFADPLPMLARQSDRLAVIRGHDPQNGSHGVADHLMMSGHKFNPSLPFPTFGSVVAKERGYVNGMLPFVQLGRAVDRRFNGGVAGFLGDEFNPFEVHEDPSAAVFRVRDLSVGTDAERARLDRRYGMLAELENYQRAAENDPGVLRARDEFYERAHGIITSPAAKRAFAVNEEPERVRERYGKNMFGQQCLLARRLVEAGVQFVTVTDGGWDTHTNNFRSLKDRLLPRVDRGLSALLDDLAARGQLDDTLVVWFGDFGRTPKVNPTAGRDHWSTAGCALMAGGGLKVGQVVGRTNALGEYVTDNPVRPSDIAATIYTTLGVNLHTWYRAQDGRPIELCPEGKPVRDLVG is encoded by the coding sequence ATGCTGAACCTCCGCACCGGCACAACCGCCGACTGCACCGGTCTGTCGCGCCGCTCGTTCCTGCAGGTCGGCGGGCTCGCCGCGTTCGGCCTCGGCCTGCCGGCGTACCTCCGTGCCAAGTCTCAAGCTCCGGCCGCGGCGCGGGCCAAGAAGTGCATCCTGCTGTGGATGCAGGGCGGCCCCAGCCACCACGACAGTTTCGACCCCAAGCCCGACGCCCCGGCCGAGGTCCGCGGCGAGTTCGGCACCGTCCCGACCACGCTCCCCGGCGTCCGCTTCGCCGACCCGCTGCCGATGCTCGCGCGGCAGTCCGACCGCCTCGCCGTCATCCGCGGGCACGACCCGCAGAACGGCTCGCACGGCGTCGCGGACCACCTGATGATGAGCGGCCACAAGTTCAACCCGTCGCTCCCCTTCCCCACGTTCGGCTCGGTGGTGGCGAAGGAGCGCGGCTACGTCAACGGGATGCTCCCGTTCGTGCAGCTCGGCCGGGCCGTGGACCGCCGCTTCAACGGCGGCGTCGCCGGCTTCCTCGGCGACGAGTTCAACCCGTTCGAGGTCCACGAAGACCCGAGCGCCGCGGTGTTCCGCGTCCGCGACCTGAGCGTCGGCACCGACGCCGAGCGCGCCCGCCTCGACCGCCGCTACGGGATGCTGGCCGAGTTGGAGAATTATCAGCGGGCCGCGGAGAACGACCCCGGCGTGCTACGGGCGCGCGACGAGTTCTACGAGCGCGCCCACGGGATCATCACGAGCCCCGCGGCGAAGCGGGCCTTCGCGGTGAACGAGGAACCCGAGCGCGTCCGCGAGCGGTACGGCAAGAACATGTTCGGCCAGCAGTGCCTGCTGGCCCGCCGGCTGGTCGAGGCCGGGGTGCAGTTCGTGACCGTGACCGACGGCGGCTGGGACACGCACACCAACAACTTCCGCAGCCTCAAGGACCGGCTGCTGCCGCGGGTCGATCGCGGGTTGTCGGCGCTGCTCGACGACCTGGCCGCGCGCGGGCAGCTGGACGACACGCTGGTGGTGTGGTTCGGCGACTTCGGCCGCACCCCGAAGGTGAACCCGACCGCCGGCCGCGACCACTGGAGCACGGCCGGTTGTGCCCTGATGGCTGGCGGCGGCCTGAAAGTGGGCCAGGTGGTGGGCCGGACGAACGCCCTCGGCGAGTACGTGACGGACAACCCGGTCCGCCCTAGCGACATCGCCGCGACGATCTACACGACGCTGGGCGTAAACCTGCACACGTGGTACCGGGCGCAGGACGGCCGGCCGATCGAGCTGTGCCCCGAGGGGAAGCCGGTGCGGGACTTGGTCGGGTAA
- a CDS encoding TIGR03000 domain-containing protein, whose product MYSIVLMAATTGGPVAPAADHTPVVVAAPVAAGCCGGVAVGCTGSYSVGCWGSCTGSYSAGCCGGRGGLFHRHKHSSGCCGGYSSGCCGGWACFGSSAYAAWGGCHGTVSYGPSAAGCWGTVYGGGYGCWGSSYGSAGYAPPAVVIPVETAPAAPMSEPAPKTNPLPKSGGAGKDGASLRFQLPPTAALFVDGNRVAGQGADRAFYTPPLQAGQRYFYDVRAEVVVNGQTVTEEKRVVVTAGADLVETFPRLLAAVTDPATVAGR is encoded by the coding sequence ATGTACAGCATCGTTCTTATGGCGGCTACGACGGGCGGGCCGGTCGCGCCGGCCGCGGACCACACGCCGGTCGTGGTCGCCGCTCCGGTCGCGGCGGGGTGCTGCGGCGGGGTGGCGGTCGGCTGCACCGGCAGCTACTCGGTCGGCTGCTGGGGTTCGTGCACCGGCAGCTACTCGGCCGGCTGCTGTGGCGGCCGCGGCGGGCTGTTCCATCGTCACAAGCACAGCAGCGGCTGCTGCGGCGGCTACAGCTCGGGCTGCTGCGGCGGCTGGGCGTGCTTCGGCTCGTCGGCGTACGCGGCGTGGGGTGGGTGTCACGGCACCGTCAGCTACGGCCCGTCGGCGGCCGGCTGCTGGGGCACCGTGTACGGCGGCGGCTACGGCTGCTGGGGCTCGAGCTACGGCAGCGCCGGCTACGCCCCACCGGCCGTCGTGATCCCGGTCGAAACCGCGCCGGCGGCCCCGATGTCGGAGCCCGCGCCGAAGACCAACCCGCTCCCGAAGAGCGGTGGCGCCGGCAAGGACGGGGCCAGCCTGCGGTTCCAGCTGCCGCCGACCGCGGCCCTGTTCGTGGACGGTAACCGCGTCGCGGGGCAGGGGGCCGACCGGGCCTTTTACACGCCGCCGCTCCAGGCCGGCCAGCGCTACTTCTACGACGTGCGGGCCGAGGTCGTGGTGAACGGCCAGACGGTGACCGAGGAGAAGCGGGTGGTCGTGACCGCCGGGGCCGACCTGGTGGAGACGTTCCCGCGGCTGCTCGCCGCCGTGACCGACCCGGCGACCGTCGCCGGGCGCTAA
- a CDS encoding alpha/beta hydrolase — protein MLSAPLLLASLLPAQPQTNPPIVALWEGKAPHAVGDSLADKPHVTVFRPAAGKANGTAVVICPGGGYGFLADDHEGKQAAEFLNGLGVTAFVLKYRIVAKDRPGPLHPAPLEDAQRAIRLVRSKAAEYGVNPGRVGIWGFSAGGHLASSAATHFDAGKKGDPIDGASCRPDFAILAYPVISMEKGVTHGGSRNNLLGANPDAKLVEHLSNDKQVTKDTPPTFLFHTSEDKSVLADNPVRFYLACKAAGVPCELHIYEKGRHGVGLGRDPKWTGGEPSVATWPDRLAEWMRSRGLLVAAPLPK, from the coding sequence ATGCTGTCCGCCCCTCTCCTGCTCGCCTCACTCTTGCCGGCCCAACCCCAGACGAACCCGCCCATCGTGGCTCTCTGGGAGGGGAAGGCGCCGCACGCCGTCGGCGACAGTCTGGCCGACAAGCCGCACGTCACCGTGTTCCGCCCCGCGGCCGGGAAGGCGAACGGCACCGCCGTCGTGATCTGCCCCGGCGGCGGCTACGGCTTCCTCGCCGACGACCACGAGGGGAAGCAGGCCGCCGAGTTCCTGAACGGCCTCGGCGTGACGGCATTCGTTCTGAAGTACCGCATCGTGGCGAAGGACCGGCCAGGCCCGCTCCACCCGGCCCCGCTGGAGGACGCGCAGCGGGCCATCCGGCTCGTGCGGTCGAAGGCTGCGGAGTACGGGGTGAACCCGGGCCGAGTCGGCATCTGGGGGTTCTCGGCCGGCGGGCACCTGGCGAGCTCCGCGGCCACACACTTCGACGCCGGGAAGAAGGGCGACCCGATCGACGGCGCGAGCTGCCGGCCAGACTTCGCCATCCTCGCCTACCCAGTCATCTCGATGGAGAAGGGCGTGACGCACGGCGGCAGCCGCAACAACTTGCTGGGGGCCAACCCGGACGCGAAGCTGGTCGAGCACCTGAGCAACGACAAGCAGGTGACGAAGGACACGCCGCCGACGTTCCTCTTCCACACGAGCGAGGACAAGTCCGTGTTGGCCGACAACCCGGTACGGTTCTACCTGGCGTGCAAGGCGGCGGGGGTGCCGTGCGAGCTCCACATCTACGAGAAGGGCCGCCACGGCGTCGGGCTCGGCCGCGACCCGAAGTGGACCGGCGGCGAGCCGTCGGTGGCGACGTGGCCGGACCGGCTCGCGGAGTGGATGCGCTCGCGCGGACTGCTCGTCGCCGCGCCTCTGCCGAAATGA
- a CDS encoding homospermidine biosynthesis protein translates to MHPHKPHYDRHAGTDANKQFLHRISRQKIDPPAVTAGAGVADLIDAAFLSYNGGRLREGCQLFARKMLADNGTVGLALSGALTPAGLGMSCLVPLVEAGYIDWIVSTGANLYHDTHYALGMDLFQAGPNLPDHELRENQVIRIYDIIFDYENLLGTDAFFRTLCRGDAFQHTFGTAEFHHLVGKYLAEREDQTGRRGKSLLAACYRAGVPAFTSSPGDSSIGMNLAALSLEGSALRIDPLRDVNQSAALVWDAKVSGGTSSVLILGGGSPKNFMLQTEPQIQEVLGLAEAGHDYFLQFTDARPDTGGLSGATPSEAMTWGKVDPDKLPDSVTCYVDSTIALPLLTAYTLTRVEKRPLKRLMDKLPALMTGLEAGYAETRAKREG, encoded by the coding sequence ATGCACCCGCACAAGCCGCACTACGACCGCCACGCCGGCACTGACGCCAACAAGCAGTTCCTCCACCGCATCAGCCGGCAGAAGATCGACCCGCCCGCCGTCACCGCCGGGGCCGGGGTTGCCGATCTCATCGACGCGGCGTTCCTGTCGTACAACGGCGGCCGCCTCCGCGAGGGGTGTCAGCTGTTCGCCCGCAAGATGCTCGCGGACAACGGCACCGTCGGCCTCGCGCTCAGCGGCGCCCTGACGCCGGCCGGGCTCGGCATGAGTTGCCTCGTCCCGCTGGTCGAGGCCGGGTACATCGACTGGATCGTGAGCACCGGGGCGAACCTGTACCACGACACGCACTACGCCCTCGGCATGGACCTGTTTCAGGCCGGCCCGAACCTCCCGGACCACGAGCTGCGCGAGAATCAGGTCATCCGCATCTACGACATCATCTTCGATTACGAGAACCTGCTCGGCACCGACGCCTTCTTCCGCACGCTGTGTCGCGGCGACGCCTTCCAGCACACCTTCGGCACGGCCGAGTTCCACCACCTCGTCGGCAAGTATCTGGCCGAGCGCGAGGACCAAACCGGCCGCCGCGGCAAGAGCCTGTTGGCTGCGTGTTACCGGGCCGGCGTGCCGGCGTTCACCAGCTCGCCCGGCGACAGCTCCATCGGCATGAACCTGGCCGCGCTGTCGCTGGAGGGCTCGGCCCTGCGGATCGACCCGCTCCGCGACGTGAACCAGTCGGCGGCGCTGGTGTGGGACGCGAAGGTGAGCGGCGGAACGAGTTCGGTGCTAATTCTCGGCGGCGGCAGCCCGAAGAACTTCATGCTGCAAACGGAGCCGCAGATTCAGGAGGTGTTGGGTCTGGCCGAGGCCGGGCACGACTACTTCCTTCAGTTCACCGATGCCCGCCCGGACACCGGCGGCCTGAGCGGCGCGACGCCGAGCGAAGCAATGACCTGGGGCAAGGTGGACCCGGACAAGCTCCCCGACTCGGTGACGTGTTATGTCGATTCGACGATCGCGCTGCCGCTGCTCACGGCGTACACGCTGACCCGCGTCGAGAAGCGGCCGCTGAAGCGGCTGATGGACAAACTGCCGGCGCTGATGACGGGCCTGGAAGCGGGCTACGCCGAGACGCGGGCGAAGCGCGAAGGGTGA
- a CDS encoding DUF444 family protein, producing the protein MGQKIEQDLQRFRKLVRGKVKSNLSKYISRGEMIGKKGNDLVSIPVPSINLPQFRYGQKGSGGVGVGEGQPGQPLTRPQDDDGDPQAGDSPGGHILEVDLTMEELAEILGEELALPRIEPRGKKNVVTQKDKYTSIRNVGPEGLRHFKRTYKRALKRQISAGTYDPGNPVVVPVREDKQYRSAKEVPKPDAVACVVYMMDVSGSMTDEQKEIVRIESFWIDTWIKKHYSGVETVYIIHDAVAAEVDEQTFYHTRESGGTKISSAYELCNKIVDARYPASEWNVYAFHFSDGDNWGDDVPKCLALLTEQLLPKLNLFGYGQVESPYGSGEFYEHVHELVDAHENVVVSRVPDREAILGSIKEFLKTGR; encoded by the coding sequence GTGGGACAGAAGATCGAGCAAGACCTGCAGCGCTTCCGGAAGCTGGTACGCGGCAAGGTGAAGAGCAACCTGTCGAAGTACATCAGCCGCGGCGAGATGATCGGCAAGAAGGGGAACGACCTGGTGTCGATCCCAGTCCCGTCGATTAACCTGCCGCAGTTCCGGTACGGGCAGAAGGGCTCCGGCGGGGTCGGCGTCGGCGAGGGGCAGCCGGGCCAGCCGCTGACGCGCCCGCAGGACGACGACGGCGACCCGCAGGCCGGCGACTCCCCCGGCGGCCACATCCTCGAAGTCGACCTCACGATGGAGGAACTGGCCGAGATTTTGGGCGAGGAGCTGGCCCTGCCGCGGATCGAGCCGCGGGGCAAGAAGAATGTCGTGACGCAGAAGGACAAGTACACGAGCATCCGCAACGTCGGCCCGGAGGGCCTGCGGCACTTCAAGCGGACCTACAAGCGCGCCCTGAAACGGCAGATTTCTGCCGGCACCTACGACCCCGGGAACCCGGTGGTGGTGCCGGTGCGGGAGGACAAGCAGTACCGCAGCGCGAAGGAGGTTCCCAAGCCGGACGCGGTGGCGTGCGTGGTGTACATGATGGACGTCTCCGGCAGCATGACCGACGAGCAGAAGGAGATCGTGCGGATCGAGTCGTTCTGGATCGACACCTGGATCAAGAAGCACTACTCGGGCGTGGAGACGGTCTACATCATCCACGACGCGGTGGCCGCGGAGGTGGACGAGCAGACGTTCTACCACACCCGGGAGAGCGGCGGCACGAAGATCAGCTCGGCCTACGAGCTGTGCAACAAGATCGTGGACGCCCGCTACCCGGCGTCGGAGTGGAACGTGTACGCGTTCCACTTCTCGGACGGCGACAACTGGGGCGACGACGTGCCGAAGTGCCTGGCGCTCCTGACGGAGCAGTTGCTCCCGAAGCTGAACCTGTTCGGGTACGGGCAGGTGGAGTCGCCGTACGGCAGCGGCGAGTTCTACGAGCACGTCCACGAACTGGTGGACGCTCACGAGAACGTGGTGGTGAGCCGCGTCCCCGACCGCGAGGCCATCCTCGGCAGCATCAAGGAATTCCTGAAGACGGGGCGGTAA
- a CDS encoding FAD-dependent oxidoreductase encodes MAGPYRVAVVGAGVAGTATAFLLARDGHHVTLLEQVADPGPIGAGILLQCSGQEVLRRLGVLDEVLAHAAELQELHARHLSGGTLIRTRYPELDPSCRAYGVHRGVLFQTLYRLLPTQPLDVRVGCEVVGRLRSSDGEFVQDRSGGRHGPFDLVVIADGSRSRLRQVFGFRARVHRYAHGTLWVTGPSTAVRGKLLQVVRGCRQLLGLLPLGDGLCSLYWGLPVRDFERVKAGKLEPLKDEIRAFAPEATELLDFVHDTEQLLFTGYQHVWVRRRHDDRVILIGDTAHAMSPHLGQGINLALVDAWRLAACLREQPSPAAAFRAFSRLQREYLRYYSVVTYLLSPFFQSDWPILGWGRDIALPVMPLVPWVKHQMLLTVTGQKGGFFRGRMTV; translated from the coding sequence GTGGCCGGTCCGTATCGCGTCGCCGTCGTCGGGGCCGGGGTCGCTGGCACGGCCACCGCCTTCCTGCTGGCCCGCGACGGGCACCACGTCACGCTGCTCGAACAGGTTGCCGACCCGGGGCCGATCGGGGCGGGTATCTTGCTTCAGTGTTCCGGCCAGGAAGTGCTGCGGCGCCTCGGCGTCCTCGACGAGGTGCTGGCGCACGCGGCCGAGCTCCAAGAACTGCACGCCCGCCACCTGTCCGGCGGCACGCTGATCCGCACCCGCTACCCGGAACTGGACCCGAGTTGCCGGGCCTACGGCGTCCACCGCGGCGTGCTGTTCCAAACCCTATACCGGCTCCTGCCGACACAACCCCTCGACGTGCGAGTCGGCTGTGAAGTCGTGGGCCGGCTGCGATCGTCGGACGGCGAGTTCGTCCAGGACCGCAGCGGCGGGCGGCACGGGCCGTTCGATCTGGTGGTGATCGCCGACGGCTCGCGTTCCCGGCTGCGGCAGGTGTTCGGCTTCCGAGCCCGCGTCCACCGCTACGCCCACGGCACGCTGTGGGTCACCGGACCGTCCACGGCGGTGCGCGGCAAGCTGCTCCAGGTCGTCCGTGGCTGTCGCCAGTTGCTTGGGTTGCTGCCGCTCGGCGACGGCCTGTGTTCGCTCTACTGGGGGCTGCCGGTCCGCGACTTCGAGCGGGTGAAGGCGGGGAAGTTGGAGCCGCTCAAGGACGAGATCCGCGCGTTCGCCCCCGAGGCCACCGAGTTGCTCGATTTCGTTCACGACACGGAGCAACTCCTCTTCACCGGCTACCAGCACGTGTGGGTGCGCCGCCGGCACGACGACCGCGTCATCCTCATCGGCGACACCGCCCACGCGATGAGTCCGCACCTCGGCCAGGGAATCAACCTCGCCCTGGTGGACGCCTGGCGGCTAGCGGCCTGCCTGCGAGAACAGCCGTCACCCGCCGCCGCGTTTCGAGCGTTCTCGCGGCTGCAACGCGAGTACCTCCGCTACTACAGCGTCGTGACGTACCTGCTGTCGCCGTTCTTCCAATCCGACTGGCCAATTCTCGGCTGGGGCCGCGACATCGCCCTGCCGGTGATGCCGCTCGTGCCGTGGGTGAAGCACCAAATGCTGCTCACGGTGACCGGGCAGAAGGGCGGCTTCTTCCGGGGCCGGATGACCGTCTAG